A genome region from Leptodactylus fuscus isolate aLepFus1 chromosome 6, aLepFus1.hap2, whole genome shotgun sequence includes the following:
- the SCPEP1 gene encoding retinoid-inducible serine carboxypeptidase, whose product MTATGTLIGIVTAALIALSWGRAVEVSDSKQDWDYVTVRKDAHMFWWLYYADHPTKNYTEVPLIMWLQGGPGASGCGFGNFEEIGPRDTKLIPRKSSWTQLASLLFVDNPVGTGYSYTTNSEAFAKDVDTVASDMLVLLNVFFNAKPEFQKIPFYIFSESYGGKMAAAIALALHKAITAGSIKCTLGGVALGDSWISPIDSVLSWGPYLYSISLLDESGLKEVQAVADAVQDALSKGQFTLATELWSQTEDVIEKNTDGVNFYNILTKESLMTRDAAKNVAKFKSPYIGRLFLRHVQPLHNDILDELMNGPIRAKLKIIPDSVRWGGQAGQVFTNMAGDFMKPVVDVVDALLSAGINVTVYNGQLDLIVDTVGQETWVKQLQWKKLDEFRNLRWKPLRLDEEETAAFYKIWENFSFYWILKAGHMVPADQPLTSLQMLKMIMKQT is encoded by the exons ATGACTGCAACGGGGACCCTGATAGGAATTGTTACTGCTGCCCTCATAGCCCTCTCCTGGG GTCGGGCGGTAGAGGTGAGTGACTCCAAGCAAGACTGGGACTATGTGACGGTCAGGAAGGATGCCCACATGTTCTGGTGGCTTTACTATGCTGATCACCCCACCAAGAACTACACTGAGGTGCCACTGATCATGTGGCTGCAG GGGGGTCCTGGAGCCTCCGGCTGTGGATTTGGAAACTTTGAAGAGATTGGTCCCCGGGACACGAAGCTCATTCCCAGGAAGAGCAGCTGG ACTCAGTTGGCCAGCCTCCTATTTGTGGACAATCCTGTGGGAACCGGATACAGTTACACCACCAACAGCGAGGCATTCGCCAAGGATGTAGACACAGTGgccagtgatatgctggttcttctGAACGTTTTCTTCAACGCCAAACCAGAATTCCAG AAAATCCCATTCTACATCTTCTCAGAGTCTTATGGAGGCAAAATGGCGGCTGCTATAGCACTGGCACTACACAAG GCCATCACGGCGGGAAGTATTAAGTGCACCCTTGGAGGAGTGGCTCTGGGTGACTCGTGGATTTCTCCCATCG ACTCCGTTCTGTCCTGGGGACCGTACCTGTACAGCATT TCTCTTCTGGATGAAAGTGGGTTAAAGGAGGTCCAGGCAGTGGCCGACGCTGTCCAGGATGCCCTCAGTAAAGGACAGTTCACACTAGCCACCGAATTGTGGTCCCAGACTGAGGACGTGATTGAGAAG AACACAGATGGTGTGAACTTCTACAATATCCTGACCAAGGAGTCACTGATGACCAGAGATGCTGCGAAAAATGTGGCAAAATTCAAGAGTCCTTATATCG GGCGATTGTTCCTGCGTCACGTTCAACCCCTGCACAATGATATTCTAGATGAGCTTATGAATGGACCAATCAGAGCCAAGCTGAAGATCATCCCGGACTCTGTGCGCTGGGGAG GTCAGGCAGGACAAGTCTTTACCAACATGGCTGGTGACTTCATGAAGCCTGTGGTAGACGTGGTGGATGCCTTGCTGTCTGCTGGGATCAACGTCACGGTGTATAATGGCCAGCTGGACCTCATCGTGGACACAGTGG GGCAAGAGACTTGGGTGAAACAATTACAATGGAAGAAACTTGATGAGTTCAGGAACCTGCGCTGGAAGCCTCTGCGTCTAGATGAGGAGGAGACGGCGGCCTTCTACAAGATTTGGGAGAATTTCAGCTTCTACTGGATCCTGAAGGCAGGACACATG GTTCCAGCTGATCAGCCATTGACCTCGCTGCAGATGTTGAAAATGATCATGAAGCAGACGTGA